In Rhinolophus sinicus isolate RSC01 linkage group LG01, ASM3656204v1, whole genome shotgun sequence, the genomic stretch CCTTAGAAAATCAGATCTTTACAGATAGAAAGATGTTCTGTTTGCAGATACGAATTAACAAAAATGATAAGAGTAACCAATCAAAGTTAACATCCCAGTAGTGGACCATCAGTAGTGGAAACCTGAAAACAGCTCAACCAATACCATTGTAAAGAAATGCCAAGGAAGGAGATAAATTGCAGATCACACCAAGAAACAAAGCCCAGTAAAGGAGAATGCCCATCCTTGCAAGAACATAGACTTAAGCTCTGAAATActcaaaaaaatgtaattcaatagCTTTTGGAAATGCATTTCAGGGACCTTTcggaatatattttaatatataattgcTACTGTATTATTTCTTCTACTTGAGGGCAAAGgccagtttttctttgtttttcaatacAGTCAGAGTTATCCAGTTTAGGATTTTTGAGTCCATAATAAATGTTCTTATCTAAATATCAGACTTTTTCCTATGAAGATGAGGGAATGTCTGATGTCACCAGAGTATTTTAACTGTAATGACTGCGTtgttaagatattttttttaaatggtaataattataattaatgaaatttataaatacatttaaaaattaaagaatcaaAAAGCTTCTGTATTTAGAACTTCTTTGAATAATCCCTTACAGAGTTTCTGTACTTATTCCTGTGCTGCTTCTCAGGATACATTTCTTGCTCATATTCAGAGAAAATACCTCTTTCTTAGAAGTGAAATACTGATTCAGGGTTTTCTGAGGAAtgaaatttatttagaaaagaaatataaataaaggcAGAATAGTTATGGGTGTATGAGACATAGTTGTCCGCACGAGCTGTTATGCAGAAGGTATCACTGTGGGCACCGGTTCGTGTGAACTCCTTTGAAGGCCTAGTTCATTGTTCAGTTGCCCACTGGTAGGAACCCAGTACTGCCCTCTGCTCCTCGTCTTCACTGAGTGCACTCTGACCTGACTGCTTCATATCAAGCCCTCATTCTTGGAATGTCCTGTAGGTTAACCGTGTTTGTAATGCCAATCAATCGCACAGTGCAGCACAACTTTATTTTCTAGTACATGGTTTTGCTGGCACCCAAAAGGCAGGGTGATTATTTCAAGGACAACACATTTGCTGATTTAGGTGGCAATGGCTTCCACTAAGATGCTATCACCTCTGAACAAGGACACATTTATTCCAACATCAGAGCTGCCCATCACGAACTAAGTTTAAAGATAGCTTTCACCGATGGGCATCTGTAACCTTTGGTCTTTTTCACATCGCACTGGCTAAAAGCTCTAACAACTCTAGCTCCTAACATTAGGAGGTTAAGAGATCCAATTAGCCTTCTGTTACCAGTACTTTAAAAGCCTACCATCTTGAtcccttcattttcttccctgtgACTTCTctaaagagacaaataaatggaaatgatttgGCCCACGGACACTTATTGATTATGGGGACATGATGTTATGCAATAGTATAAAAGTAAGGATTTTAGACCCTACCCCTGCTAAGTCTCTTCTTTACTGCTTTACATTTCTAGATGACTAAGAATGGCACAGTGGAATCTGAAGAAGCTAGCACTCTTACAGTGGACGACATCTCTGACGACGACATTGACTTAGACAACACAGAGGTAGATGAGTACTTCTTTCTGCAACCCCTGCCAACAAAAAAACGGAGAGCGCTGCTGCGGGCCTCTGGAGTGAAAAAGATTGACGTGGAAGAAAAGCACGAGCTGCGAGCCATCCGCCTATCGCGAGAGGACTGCGGCTGTGACTGCCGTGTGTTCTGTGATCCAGAAACATGTACCTGCAGCCTGGCAGGCATTAAGTGTCAGGTAAGAATTCGGATTTCAGGGACTCCAAAGACAAGCTATTATGCACCCCCTAAAGAGGCAGTCATGTTACACATAGTGAAGTTTCCCACATGGAGAAGAAACCTTGGGGCAAAGCATGACACATGATTCAAGAAAAGAGAAGTACTCATTCAAGGACATCTATGGGTGTATATAATATGCTCATACATATAAGATATAATGTGAAAGGCAACCCAAGCTATAGCCGAATCAATTGAAATTATTCCTCTTGGATTCATTTATTATACTAGCTTCTTCTGGCTTTTTACAAGCATTCAGGCACTTCATCACATCCCTGACATTTGAGTATGTATTTTCTGATTCATCCATGGGGTACAAGATGGTGATGAGTTAGAGGTGGTATGGGCTAGTGGAAGAATTACTAGACTGGGACATAAATCTGAGTTCTACTCCTGGCTCCTCTTTTTGTGAGAAATTGGCAAGTAAGGTAAACGTcctggtctcagtttccccatctctaaaagGAAAGGGCTGAGCTAGAGCAGACCTTGGCAAACTATAACACACAGGCCAAATTTGGCCTgtcacttgtttttgtaaatcaagttttatgGAAGCATGctcatgtttttgtttgcttgtttgtttatgtgCTGTGTCTGACTGCTTTCATGCTTCCACAGTAGGGTGAAGCAGTTAcacagagaccatatggctcataaagcctaaaatatttactttctagccctttacaaaaaaaaaaaaagttatcaaccCCCTGGACTAGATTATTCTCAGGTCTTAATCTATCTGTAGTATCATTGGTGCTTCACGATTAGTTAGGTGTCATTATTCTATGCGGAAACTTGGCTTTTTTAATAAGGAGAATAGCTCGGCAGACAGGAGACGACAGTTCTCATCAGCTGAACAGCCGGATTCACAGAAAAGGGATTAAGGAGTAAGAAAACAGCTCTGGACTCTGCTTATAACACCTGCTGACTGTGCTAGTCTGCCTTCCCTGTAGCATAGGAAATTCCCCACGCTCGAATAAGGGGAGTTCAAGTTCTTTCTGGttctctgtgctctgctctgCATACAGGTTAATTGGTGCGATCTGGgacaattaacaaatattttaggaGTACCCTTGGATTACCCAAAACTGCACGAATCACTTGAGTGCAGCGCTCATTGCTATGACATGTGCTGAACCCCATCCCTCTATCTAGAGAATCCAATCACTGGAATAATGTGAGGATATGGATTAAAATGATCATCCCCTTTCTTCGAGAAGCTTGTAGTCTGATGGAgtaggaaggagaagaaggaagccaGGATCTAAACACATGAGTCCACCAGCCACAGTCATGAATGTTCACGCCCATCACAGACCTGCCAGACACATACACGCACCATGTCCCAAGGatccaaaataatgaaaagctaAACCGATGAGAGCAAATTATCAGGCTGCACAGTACTAAGTGGTGTCCATCTGGACACCTTGAGCAGAGAAGTTCATTTtataataagcaaagaaaaaaaggacatggCTAATATGGGATATGTCATCATTTAGATTAAAATAGCAAGTGGCGAGGAAAGCATTATTAAGTTTGTTTAAAATTGGGCATGTGAGCTGGCATGCATCAGAAGGAAAGGGAACTTGGCGAAAGGACAGAAGCATTAAAAACGGAGCAAAATTAATGGGATGGATaaaagaggagaagggagaatggaGGAAGAAGTAAAGAAAGCACAGGAGGGGTCAGCAAACTAAAAATATACATTGTAATTTTAGTATAATactgtaattcatttttattttgactatAAGTTTTCAAACTAGGTTGAGTCTTGTGTTTTAAAAGCTTTCACTTTCCCTTTTCACGTCTACTTGCAGTTTGACTGTCATTTGTTCTGGCATAAGCGGAATGAAGTAATCCCAGATTCAAAGGGGTTGCTAAAAGGTACAGGATTTTTATTGGATTTCTAAGAGTTCCACGGGGCTAATCTGTGTTCTTCCTTCCAAGGTGGATCGAATGTCTTTCCCATGTGGCTGCACGAAAGAAGGATGTAGTAACACAGCAGGTAGAATTGAATTCAATCCTATCCGTGTCCGGACTCACTTTTTGCACACAATAATGAAACTTGAATTGGAGAAAAACCGAGAGCAGCAAATCCCCACCCTGAACGGCTGCCATGGTGAGATAAGTGCTCACAGCAGTTCCATGGGCCCTGCCTCTCACTCTGTAGAGTATTCCATCGCAGACAGTTTTGAGATTGACACTGATCCCCAGGCTGCAGTGCTGCACCTGCAGTCGGCTGAGGAGTTAGATTGCCAAGGTGAGGaagaggacgaggacgaggaggaagaggaggacggAAGCAGCTTCTGCAGTGGAGTCACTGACTCTAGCACCCAAAGCTTGGCGCCTAGTGAGtcagatgaggaggaggaggaggaagacgaggaggaggaagacgaggaggaTGATGACGAGAAAGGGGACAGTTTCGTGGAAGGTTTGGGTACCACCCATGCCGAAGTTGTTCCTCTTCCTTCCGTCCTTTGTTATTCTGATGGCACCGCCGTTCATGAAAGCCACGCGAAAAATGCTTCTTTCTATGCCAACTCTTCAACCCTGTATTACCAAATAGATAGCCACATTCCAGGAACTCCTAGCCAGATCTCTGAGAACTATTCTGAAAGAGATACTGTCAAAAACGGTACCCTCTCGCTGGTGCCTTACACCATGACCCCGGAGCAATTCGTGGACTATGCCCGACAAGCGGAAGAGGCCTATGGCACCTCCCACTACCCCGCTGCCAACCCCTCTGTCATCGTTTGCTGCTCCTCTTCGGAAAATGACAGCGGCGTGCCCTGCAATAGCTTATATCCCGAGCACAGGTCCAATCATCCTCCAATGGAATTTCACTCATACTTGAAAGGCCCCTCCCAGGAAGGGTTTGTCTCTACCTTGAATGGTGACAGTCACATTTCAGAGCATCCTGCTGAAAATTCTTTGAGCCTTGCAGAAAAGAGCAGATTGCATGAAGAGTGCATCAAATCACCCGTGGTTGAGACCGTCCCTGTCTAGTAGCTTAAGTTATTCTAGGACCAACTCTTCTCCTATTTAACACACTGTATGTAATTGGATTTCCTGGGCTCATGTTTGTTTAAACTGACCACCAAGAAAACTTGGACTGTAGGGAATCTTCCagactgtattttgttttctcctttgtagcTACATGACTGTGGCATTGCACAAATACAGTCTTTATGaggattttaaaagatttccGACTGTTTTGATagaaaatgctaattttaaaaagcatatctCACAATTGCCTACCTGTCAAACTGTGTGAAACCTGCCAAGCTGTGTAGATCAGAACTCCAAGTTTTGGATTATCGGGCCTGTGCAAGATTATTAACTAAGACTGGGAAATAATAAGATTTAGAGTCCTACTTTTCGATATATCTGAAGATGATGGTgactttttaatgtaaaagtaaCTATTGTAAGAAAAAGATTTAATTGTtccatgtgtattttatttatggtAGTTAGAAGTTATGTTTTGATGAAAATGAACAGCAGCATGTTCTTTTAAGCTGAAGATGCATAGTTAGAACCACCGAGCATGCCCACATGGATTGCATCTGGAATCCGTTCATGTTTTTATGATCATGACTGATcagatttgcaaatactttcttaaGGGTGAAATAGGCCTATTTTTGCTATTTTGGACAAATAAATGAGTCTATATGTGCAGGTCCTTACACAGTTTTCTCTAAAGTTAAGAGTTAGGACAATCCTCTGGTGAGGGTCTAGTTCATTGCCCTCCCTCAGTTGACTCCAGAGATGGAGGTAGAAggaattgcctttcttttttaaacagcatCATCTTGGTTCTTAGCTTGGACAGCACCTTTAAACTCTACTCCCCTACATCAAAATGCACTTTAGTGCCCCTTCATGGTACCTGGTGAGGGGTGGGGACTGAGAACTCTTTgagatgaaaaattttaatttttgttaatctgTAACTATTATAAGGttcatataattaatatagagGAATCATCCAATGATACTTTATGAAGGAAAAATGACCTGTTTTCCTTTGTCACTCTCAAGACCTAACTCAGTAaaaacagaggaggctgaggaaCATGGAAGAGATACATCCTCAGCAACCAGCCTTTTCCACAGCGTGATCAATCCATCTCCACAAAACGAGTGTGTAATGAGATTTTCATTTAGTGACTAGCTGATGGAAGGGAGGGCCTCCACCCAAATATTCAACTAGGCCTTACTTTTTGAAGCATTTTGATTTCTCTTGCCTGGGACAATTAGCAGAACAGTCCAGAATGCATTGAATGCTTTCTAATTACCTCAAGTTCTCTTGTTAAAGGGGACAGATAGAAATAAAACATGCACTCCCCACCTTTAGATTATCTGTACTTGGTTCATAGGAGGACTTCTAAGATCCCATTTTCTTGTAAATTAATTTAGGTGACTAAATAGTgtgttttcccttcctttttcaatGCAATATGACTATGCTAaatctgtttcatatttttgaacttcTATTGTTatatcatttcacattttatgCCTCTTTGAAATGTGTACATGCCTTGCTATTCAGTGATTGCATCGCtacttattttttgtcttttagacTTGGATGTTTAGAAATATGGATATAACTATATCATAGAttccaattccttaaaaaaatactgttttatttaattgagcataaaatattttgaccTAAGTCCTCCAATGGAAAAGTTTCTACTAAAACTTGATTTGGGAAAAATGTGTTTACTTGGCAGCTCTTTGATGATACGGTTGGTTCCTACCCCTTTTCTACCCCACCACTGGGCCAAATTTATAACCATTAATATTAACATGAAAGGAGCTTTGGGTTTGCCCTTATGGAGGTAGCAGTAATGAGGGTGGGGATGTTCCTTTTTAATGATGAGTCTTTGGGCTAATCAGATTGGGGTTCTGCTCAAATCTTGGTAGTATATCCTCTGTTGTCTACAAAGTTACAGTTTTCAGTTCTTGATCTCCAAATTATTTTCCCCTACCAATACAATCTAAAGAGCACAGGCCCAAAGAGATATGACAAGAGGCTATTGTTCCTTCATTCAAGCACATGAAAGAATCATGTGTGCCCTGTGTCCTAGATCATTACAAGCCCTTGAAGTATTTACCTGTGAAGCACTCAGCTTATTCTTGTTAACACAGTATGGCAGAATGGGGAAGAGGTGATTCTGGTTGGGGCAGAGTTGAGTAAGTCCAGTTTCTGAAAGGACAGAGATGTAATTCGGTTCAGCTTGATTTTCCCAAGAAAGCTGTCACCTACTTGTTTATGTTTGGCCAGTCTCTGTTTTGTGGCTTCATTTCCAAAAGGATGCTCAAGCTAGAAataggcaaacacacacacacacaacttatcCCCCTATCTGTTCAATTGGAGTTGTTAATCATTGCTACACAGAAGGATTAACCTTCCAACCATGACAACTTCCATTCcaaatttacatatacataacCTAACCCCTAAACATTTCTCATAAATTACATACACAGATTACCTATTAAAACACCCTCATATaccacccagacacacacacatataatagaTGGATACCACACAGTGGGTAATGACAAATTATAGGCAGTGGCCAAAATTCAATACATTTTGTACTGAATTTTTCCCACCCTAAAATCTGGTTGGGTTTTATGATCTAAAAATATCGTCTAAAAAAAgagcataatttttaaagatatagtttgaaaatattgAGTCAAAGTTGCAAATAATACTAATGATAGAATCATTTCATTGTTACTTCCTTTCCCAGAAAAGCTGAGAGAGCACAGTGGTCCATCggagcttttttccccccattaatAGCCCTTCTATTCAACAAAAACTGCCCACATGCCAGGAAAGCGCTTGCTATAGCTTTTCTAAgcttttttaaaatggggatcAAGCTAGATGCAGCCAGTTGAGACACTTAAGATCTTTATACCAAGACACAATAACCTGACCTGCAGCTGTTGCATTGCCTCCATAGTAAGTATATCTAACCAAATTATAGCCTTTTTTGACACACAGCTTTTTAGTCATTCACTGTCAATAGCAAAGCTTCCTAGTTGGTCCCTGTTGTTTTAGCATCAGTCCTCCACCTTTTACTGGACCTTAATTCCCAGTTATAATCCAGGCCAAATTGATTTGCAAGTCAAGAGGATAGAGCAGCTTGCGTTTCCTTTGTCATTCCTTTGGGAGAGAGAGTCCATGAAAGAGATTTActtaaggtttttttcccccattgctTTATCATTGATTATTAAGACATAAGTAAAATGATTGTCTCATGTCTTttggttaattaaattatatagttacttttttatatatataattactttttgAAAGGCAATCTTTTGTTTGTGATGAAACTTTATCTCCCCTAGTGTCAGCCACATATAAAATGTGAAACTAATATTAATTAGTGATAAAATATTCACAATCTTACGTGAGTCAACAATAgcgcccccccccaaaaaaaaaaaagaaagaaaaactaagttACAGAAATACAGGCCACAAATTAATAAAGAGATTATAAGTGATTGTATTCTTTAAAACTTTATACTGTAAAAGATGACTTCTGGGCAAAATTCTAGTTTGCTCATCattaaacaggaaaatataatttatttcctataaattgaTAAATCGCTGGTTCTTTGATTAAACTTCTGATTGTCATACAAGTTTATAACCCTTTGATCTTGATAGTTAGAATGTATTAAGTACcaattctttcaacaaatatttattgaacacccacAATGTTATAGGAACTGCCCTAGGTGGTAAAAAGGGGGGGAAACATTGCAAATCTAAGGGATTATGATGATAAAAAGTAGTATGAAATAATCAAGTCTCattataatccttttaatttgTGATTTTGTAAAGGGATATTTGAAAAAGTGACATCAATTCTTGTCGAATTACATGCAAACCATAACTAAAAGGATACTTCTTTTTCCTAAATGAGTGTGATTCTCTAGAATAGATCCTCCTTTCCTCTGCCCCCATctgaaatgtattaattaaatCTGGACTTAGCTAGAATAACCGAATTGAATGAGAGAGAGATTTTCAGCTAATTGCTTCTTCAGTGTAAGACCTATATAAAAAGGTACTGCTAAATTTATACTAGCAAGCTCCTAGCAGTCAGTTTCAAAGGCGGACTGATTCATGCATACCCAAGAAACATTTCAGGAAACCTTTGAAACAACAATGTGGAACGCAACCACTCTTCTATTTATAAACAGCCTATCAAAATAGCAAAACCCTGGTTCCCGGTTCCAAAGGCAATACCCTGCAGCCAAAACAGGGAGGTCATTCTGCTCCTTCTCGTTTAGCTGGAGTTACAAACCATCAGATTACCAGGTGGAAAATTGACATCCAGAAGTCAAACAGAGACTGCCTATTTAAAAGGTGCCACAAGCTTTCCATTTCTCCAAATATGACTTAATCTTTCCCTTTAAAATGGCATCTGCTCCTTATTCTCTCGCAGAGTTTACAGTGCCATTGTAGTCGGGATAAAATACCAGCCTTAAATGGGAAGTCCCGTCATGCTTTCAAAGGCAAAACTTGAGTGTCATTTGAAACTGCAACTCTATAGACCCTTGCTTAGCACAACCAACGACAAAAGTTTAAAACCTTAATCTTAGTTCTAACACAAATTTGCAACTACTGATTATGTTATTCTTTCTGAGACCTGCTAACTTGTGCTAGAGTAACTTAAATGCCTAAGCCAAATACCACAGCTTTGCACAAATAGCACAGCTCATCAGACATGTTCTGTAGCATTAAATAATGTAATTGACTGAATTTAACTAAATATCTGCAACTTGAAACCACACTAGAATGATGAAAGTGCcagggaggggtgagggtggaATATAAGCTTAATCAGTGGTGGTGTCTCCTCAAAACCACACAGTTTCAGcagactgaaaaataatttcgTTATACTAGAACAACTAGATTTGCAAATGACAGCC encodes the following:
- the CSRNP3 gene encoding cysteine/serine-rich nuclear protein 3 isoform X2; translation: MRSQGTCDSAAAMSGILKRKFEEVDGSSPCSSVRESDDEVSSSESADSGDSVNPSTSNHFPPSSILKREKRLRTKNVHFSCVTVYYFTRRQGFTSVPSQGGSTLGMSSRHNSVRQYTLGEFAREQERLHQEMLREHLREEKLNSLKLKMTKNGTVESEEASTLTVDDISDDDIDLDNTEVDEYFFLQPLPTKKRRALLRASGVKKIDVEEKHELRAIRLSREDCGCDCRVFCDPETCTCSLAGIKCQVDRMSFPCGCTKEGCSNTAGRIEFNPIRVRTHFLHTIMKLELEKNREQQIPTLNGCHGEISAHSSSMGPASHSVEYSIADSFEIDTDPQAAVLHLQSAEELDCQGEEEDEDEEEEEDGSSFCSGVTDSSTQSLAPSESDEEEEEEDEEEEDEEDDDEKGDSFVEGLGTTHAEVVPLPSVLCYSDGTAVHESHAKNASFYANSSTLYYQIDSHIPGTPSQISENYSERDTVKNGTLSLVPYTMTPEQFVDYARQAEEAYGTSHYPAANPSVIVCCSSSENDSGVPCNSLYPEHRSNHPPMEFHSYLKGPSQEGFVSTLNGDSHISEHPAENSLSLAEKSRLHEECIKSPVVETVPV
- the CSRNP3 gene encoding cysteine/serine-rich nuclear protein 3 isoform X3, which produces MSGILKRKFEEVDGSSPCSSVRESDDEVSSSESADSGDSVNPSTSNHFPPSSILKREKRLRTKNVHFSCVTVYYFTRRQGFTSVPSQGGSTLGMSSRHNSVRQYTLGEFAREQERLHQEMLREHLREEKLNSLKLKMTKNGTVESEEASTLTVDDISDDDIDLDNTEVDEYFFLQPLPTKKRRALLRASGVKKIDVEEKHELRAIRLSREDCGCDCRVFCDPETCTCSLAGIKCQVDRMSFPCGCTKEGCSNTAGRIEFNPIRVRTHFLHTIMKLELEKNREQQIPTLNGCHGEISAHSSSMGPASHSVEYSIADSFEIDTDPQAAVLHLQSAEELDCQGEEEDEDEEEEEDGSSFCSGVTDSSTQSLAPSESDEEEEEEDEEEEDEEDDDEKGDSFVEGLGTTHAEVVPLPSVLCYSDGTAVHESHAKNASFYANSSTLYYQIDSHIPGTPSQISENYSERDTVKNGTLSLVPYTMTPEQFVDYARQAEEAYGTSHYPAANPSVIVCCSSSENDSGVPCNSLYPEHRSNHPPMEFHSYLKGPSQEGFVSTLNGDSHISEHPAENSLSLAEKSRLHEECIKSPVVETVPV
- the CSRNP3 gene encoding cysteine/serine-rich nuclear protein 3 isoform X1; this translates as MSGILRGNCKEVDSSSLCSSVQESDHDVFSCDSADSVDSANPSTSNHFIGTCDSAAAMSGILKRKFEEVDGSSPCSSVRESDDEVSSSESADSGDSVNPSTSNHFPPSSILKREKRLRTKNVHFSCVTVYYFTRRQGFTSVPSQGGSTLGMSSRHNSVRQYTLGEFAREQERLHQEMLREHLREEKLNSLKLKMTKNGTVESEEASTLTVDDISDDDIDLDNTEVDEYFFLQPLPTKKRRALLRASGVKKIDVEEKHELRAIRLSREDCGCDCRVFCDPETCTCSLAGIKCQVDRMSFPCGCTKEGCSNTAGRIEFNPIRVRTHFLHTIMKLELEKNREQQIPTLNGCHGEISAHSSSMGPASHSVEYSIADSFEIDTDPQAAVLHLQSAEELDCQGEEEDEDEEEEEDGSSFCSGVTDSSTQSLAPSESDEEEEEEDEEEEDEEDDDEKGDSFVEGLGTTHAEVVPLPSVLCYSDGTAVHESHAKNASFYANSSTLYYQIDSHIPGTPSQISENYSERDTVKNGTLSLVPYTMTPEQFVDYARQAEEAYGTSHYPAANPSVIVCCSSSENDSGVPCNSLYPEHRSNHPPMEFHSYLKGPSQEGFVSTLNGDSHISEHPAENSLSLAEKSRLHEECIKSPVVETVPV